Proteins co-encoded in one Acidobacteriota bacterium genomic window:
- a CDS encoding DUF1272 domain-containing protein, with the protein MALEMREICEQCEQPLAANGEAYICSYECTFCPDCTNRMSSVCPNCGGELVPRPKRKG; encoded by the coding sequence ATGGCACTCGAGATGCGGGAAATTTGCGAGCAGTGCGAACAACCTCTCGCGGCAAACGGCGAAGCATACATTTGCTCATACGAATGCACATTTTGCCCCGATTGCACGAATAGGATGAGTTCGGTTTGTCCGAACTGCGGAGGCGAGTTGGTTCCGCGTCCGAAGAGAAAAGGATAA
- the nuoK gene encoding NADH-quinone oxidoreductase subunit NuoK — protein sequence MEPSLASYLALSGILFTIGCVGVIFKRNAIGMFMCIELMLNAVNLTFVAFSRYYGDTTGQLFVFMVMAVAACEAAVGLGIIIAFFRNSMSVDVDDANLLKN from the coding sequence ATGGAACCAAGTTTAGCCAGCTATTTGGCACTTTCAGGAATACTTTTTACGATCGGCTGCGTCGGCGTTATTTTCAAACGCAACGCGATCGGGATGTTCATGTGCATCGAGTTGATGCTCAACGCCGTGAACCTGACATTTGTCGCATTCTCGCGATACTACGGTGACACGACCGGCCAGCTTTTTGTCTTTATGGTCATGGCCGTCGCCGCCTGCGAGGCCGCCGTTGGCCTCGGTATCATCATCGCATTCTTCCGCAACAGTATGTCGGTCGATGTCGATGACGCGAATTTGTTAAAGAATTAG
- a CDS encoding NADH-quinone oxidoreductase subunit J encodes MVSTVLFFMFAGLAIASAISMVYHKNPLYSAISLVGVFISLSCIYVTLAAPFIAAVQILIYAGAIMVLVVFVIMLLNMDEDRPLNRLKYLYALGGGLGVLLLAQTFFIFYAVMRAPNVPADQALSAGKTMTIGQAMYTEYLLPVEIVGVLLLMAVIGSVILARRLSPPQLELVIDNELEIRHEEEAKDGLGIAL; translated from the coding sequence ATGGTATCGACCGTTCTATTTTTCATGTTTGCGGGCCTCGCGATCGCTTCGGCGATATCGATGGTCTATCACAAGAATCCGCTCTACAGCGCGATCTCGCTGGTCGGCGTCTTCATTTCGCTTTCGTGCATCTATGTGACGCTTGCGGCTCCGTTCATCGCCGCCGTGCAGATCCTCATCTATGCCGGAGCGATAATGGTGTTGGTCGTATTCGTCATCATGCTTCTGAACATGGACGAGGACCGGCCACTCAACCGCTTGAAATATCTCTACGCACTCGGCGGCGGACTTGGCGTTTTGCTGCTCGCACAGACATTTTTCATTTTTTACGCGGTAATGCGTGCTCCTAACGTTCCGGCTGATCAGGCACTAAGTGCCGGTAAGACGATGACCATCGGCCAGGCAATGTACACGGAATATCTGCTGCCGGTCGAGATCGTCGGCGTTCTGCTGCTGATGGCGGTGATCGGCTCGGTCATCCTGGCGAGGCGTTTGAGCCCGCCGCAGTTGGAACTCGTTATCGACAACGAGCTTGAGATCAGGCACGAAGAAGAAGCCAAGGACGGGCTCGGCATCGCCCTTTAA